From a single Bacillus gobiensis genomic region:
- a CDS encoding tubby C-terminal domain-like protein, producing MSTYRFTNTILKKSRGKINIYDSNEEVIGSTQRFFHNKLEYMVDNIFDEMFVHIKVFDHQGVLKAIAKEENSFFRTK from the coding sequence TTGTCAACCTATCGATTCACTAATACAATTTTGAAAAAATCGAGGGGAAAAATAAATATTTACGATTCAAATGAAGAAGTGATTGGCAGCACCCAACGTTTTTTTCATAATAAATTGGAGTATATGGTCGATAACATTTTCGATGAAATGTTTGTTCATATCAAGGTATTTGATCATCAAGGCGTTCTCAAAGCTATTGCGAAAGAAGAAAACAGTTTTTTTAGAACAAAATGA
- a CDS encoding Rid family hydrolase: MAGTTAMRDGEVIGTGNPYEQTKFILQSIGKALNELGANMSHVVRTRMYVTDISKWEEIGKAHGEFFKNIQPVASMVEVKALIDPRLMVEIEAEAVVD; the protein is encoded by the coding sequence GTGGCTGGAACAACCGCGATGAGGGACGGCGAAGTGATTGGGACAGGAAATCCTTACGAACAAACGAAATTCATACTCCAATCAATTGGAAAAGCACTGAACGAATTAGGAGCTAATATGAGCCATGTCGTAAGAACAAGAATGTATGTAACGGATATATCGAAGTGGGAAGAAATAGGAAAAGCACACGGTGAATTTTTTAAAAACATCCAACCTGTAGCAAGCATGGTAGAAGTAAAGGCTCTTATCGACCCGCGATTGATGGTTGAGATTGAAGCAGAGGCTGTCGTTGATTAA